One window of Pocillopora verrucosa isolate sample1 chromosome 9, ASM3666991v2, whole genome shotgun sequence genomic DNA carries:
- the LOC131793624 gene encoding 17S U2 SnRNP complex component HTATSF1 translates to MNISSSKEFLQELKEKAKSSVPEVTEERQTYVDPTDGTVYEWDSEKRGWFPKVDEDFLASYQMNYGFTPDGEQAVTVSSDSQTAGPHVPQTVQSQDQKGEKEDDQGSESKKKKRKADEGWFEVEGSKNPNVYVSGLPQDTTEEEFIEMMSKYGIIMQDPETNKPKVKLYRDQNGQIKGDGRCCYLKRESVDLAIELLDESDYKGQTVHVEQATFHLKGDYNPALKKKKKNKKKKAGKGQEKLLDWVERDERKKNERIIVFKNMFDVKDFEKNPLLITELRDDMKAECEKFGEVRKVIVFDRNKEGVCSVAFATFEGAETCLPVMNGRWFAGRRITAEKWDGKTNFKVEETEKQEEERLDEWEKYLAGELD, encoded by the exons ATGAATATTTCCAGTTCCAAGGAATTTCTCCAAGAGCTCAAAGAGAAGGCTAAGAGCAGTGTTCCTGAAGTTACAGAGGAACGTCAAACGTACGTTGATCCAACAGATGGAACAGTTTATGAATGGGACTCTGAAAAACGAGGATGGTTTCCTAAG GTGGATGAAGATTTCCTTGCTTCATATCAAATGAACTATGGTTTCACGCCTGATGGCGAACAAGCTGTAACAGTGAGTAGTGACAGTCAGACAGCTGGCCCACATGTACCACAGACTGTACAAAGCCAG GATCAAAAGGGAGAGAAAGAAGATGATCAGGGATcagaatcaaagaaaaagaaaaggaaagcagaTGAAG GTTGGTTTGAAGTTGAGGGCAGCAAAAATCCAAATGTCTATGTGTCTG GACTACCACAGGATACCACTGAAGAAGAATTTATTGAAATGATGAGCAAGTATGGCATCATCATGCAAGATCCTGAGACAA ACAAGCCTAAAGTAAAGCTCTACAGAGACCAAAATGGTCAAATTAAAGGAGATGGGAGGTGCTGCTATTTGAAG cgtgAAAGTGTTGATCTTGCAATAGAACTCTTGGATGAATCTGACTACAAAGGACAAACTGTACATGTTGAACAG GCTACATTTCATCTGAAAGGTGATTACAATCCAGCtctcaagaaaaagaaaaagaataaaaagaagaaagctgGAAAAGGACAGGAAAA attactGGATTGGGTGGAGAGagatgagaggaaaaaaaatgagaggaTCATTGTTTTCAAGAATATGTTTGATGTTAAAGACTTTGAG AAAAATCCTCTTTTGATCACAGAGTTGCGCGATGACATGAAAGCAGAATGTGAGAAGTTTGGTGAAGTGAGGAAGGTGATCGTGTTCGAT CGTAACAAGGAAGGAGTTTGTTCAGTGGCGTTTGCAACATTTGAGGGAGCTGAGACTTGTTTGCCT GTGATGAATGGTCGATGGTTCGCCGGCCGGAGAATAACGGCTGAAAAATGGGATGGAAAGACAAACTTCAAAGTGGAGGAAACGGAAAAACAAGAGGAAGAGCGGCTTGATGAATGGGAGAAATATTTAGCTGGTGAATTAGACTAA
- the LOC131793626 gene encoding BTB/POZ domain-containing protein KCTD12-like: MASGFGVSPTQEHYRLFPENIELNVGGKYYSTSVLTLTRDPDSLLGRMFSGRQEVNKDNSGKYFIDRDGSLFRYILDFLRTKRLHLPEDFCEIERLKAEAEFFEMEDLEQQLEQYSKRRERAATVVSEQFGYITLHIRGTYAFGRTGQADVTFRKLQRIEVSGQVSLCREVFGETLNETRDSNPEGNRYTNRFYLKHNHIERAFKRLKDSDFDLVSSSGGKSGLTADSTKSDEDKWDHFSIYVFVRR, encoded by the coding sequence ATGGCTTCTGGTTTTGGCGTGTCTCCAACACAAGAACATTATCGATTGTTTCCAGAAAACATCGAACTCAACGTCGGCGGTAAGTATTATTCAACATCGGTGTTGACATTAACGAGAGATCCCGACTCGCTTCTGGGTCGAATGTTCAGCGGTAGGCAGGAAGTAAATAAAGACAACTCTGGGAAATATTTCATAGATCGCGATGGGTCGTTGTTTCGGTATATACTTGACTTTCTGCGCACCAAACGATTGCATCTTCCAGAGGATTTCTGCGAGATTGAAAGGCTCAAAGCGGAAGCAGAGTTCTTTGAAATGGAAGATCTAGAACAACAACTTGAGCAATACTCAAAAAGGCGGGAACGAGCAGCTACAGTCGTAAGCGAACAGTTTGGTTACATTACCTTACACATTCGCGGTACATATGCGTTTGGACGCACCGGCCAAGCAGACGTAACTTTTCGCAAGTTGCAAAGAATTGAAGTTTCTGGCCAAGTGTCTTTATGTCGCGAGGTGTTTGGAGAAACTTTGAACGAGACACGGGACTCTAACCCCGAAGGCAACAGATATACAAACAGATTTTATCTTAAACATAATCATATCGAGAGAGCTTTCAAACGGCTTAAAGACTCCGATTTCGACCTGGTTTCCAGTAGCGGCGGAAAGAGTGGATTAACTGCGGATAGCACGAAAAGCGACGAAGATAAATGGGACCACTTTTCTATTTACGTTTTCGTGCGgcgataa